A DNA window from Salvelinus alpinus chromosome 39, SLU_Salpinus.1, whole genome shotgun sequence contains the following coding sequences:
- the LOC139566680 gene encoding integumentary mucin C.1-like, giving the protein TTTATPTTTTAAPTTITAYPNTTTEAPTTTTATPTTTRAAPTTTTASPTTTTAAPTTTTAAPTTTTAAPTTTTATPTTTTAAPTTTTATPTTITADVTTTTAAPTTTTAAPTTTTADVTTPTASPTTTPDAPTITTADVTTTTVAPTTTTAATTTTTPAPTTTTAAPTTTTAVPTSTTAAPTTTTAAPTTTTAAPTTTTAVPTTTTTYPNTTTEAPTTTTAIPTTTTAAPTTTTGSPTTTTASPTTTTAAPTTTTASPTTTTAAPTTITAYPNTTTTASPTTTPAAPTITTADVTTTTAAPTTTTAATTTTTPAPTKTTAAPTTTTAAPTSTTAAPTTTTAAPTTTTAPPTSTTAAPTTTTAAPTTTTAAPTTTATPTTTTAAPTTTTASPTTTTAAPTTTTASPTTTTAAPTTITAYPNTTTEAPTTTTASPTTTTAAPTTTTASPTTTTAYPNTTTEAPTTTTAAPTTTTGSPTTTTASPTTTTAAPTT; this is encoded by the exons acaaccacagcgactcccacaacaaccacagcggctcccacaacaatcacagcttaccccaatacaaccacagaggctcccacaacaaccacagcgactcccacaacaaccagagcggctcccacaacaaccactgcttctcccacaacaaccacagcggctcccactacaaccacagcggctcccactacaaccacagcggctccgacGACAacaacagcgactcccacaacaaccacagcagctcccacaacaaccacagcgactcccacaacaatcacagctgatgttacaacaaccacagcagctcccacaacaaccacagcggctcccacaacaaccacagctgatgttacaacacccacagcgtctcccacaacaacccccgatgctcccacaataaccacagctgatgttacaacaacaacagtggctcccactacgaccacagcggcaaccacaacgaccacaccagctcccactacaaccacagcggctcccactacaaccacagcagttcccacttcaaccacagcggctcccactacaaccacagcggctcccacaacaaccacagcagctcccactacaaccacagcggttcccacaacaaccacaacttatcccaatacaaccacagaggctcccacaacaaccacagcgattcccacaacaaccacagcggctcccacaacaaccactgggtctcccactacaaccacagcgtctcccacaacaaccacagcggctcccactacaaccacagcgtcacccacaacaaccacagcggctcccacaacaatcacagcttaccccaatacaacc accacagcgtctcccacaacaaccccagctgctcccacaataaccacagctgatgttacaacaacaacagcggctcccactacgaccacagcggcaaccacaacgaccacaCCAGCTCCCACtaaaaccacagcggctcccactacaaccacagcagctcccacttcaaccacagcggctcccactacaaccacagcggctcccacaacaaccacggCACCTCCCACttcgaccacagcggctcccactacaaccacagcggctcccactacaaccacagcggctccgacaacaacagcgactcccacaacaaccacagcagctcccacaacaaccacagcgtctcccacaacaaccacagcggctcccactacaaccacagcgtctcccacaacaaccacagcggctcccacaacaatcacagcttaccccaatacaaccacagaggctcccacaacaaccacagcgtctcccacaacaaccacagcggctcccactacaaccacagcgtctcccacaacaaccacagcttatcccaatacaaccacagaggctcccacaacaaccacagcggctcccacaacaaccactgggtctcccactacaaccacagcgtctcccacaacaaccacagcggctcccactaca
- the LOC139566648 gene encoding uncharacterized protein, which translates to MTTTTNPTTISVAPTTTTAAHFTTTAVPTSTTAVPTSTTAAATTTPASPSTTTVAATTIKVTPTTTPASTTITTTTATTLTAFPTTTTTAHTKTTAYPTLTTAATTRTAAATTTTAPAPTTTVSHSTIRAAPTSTTAAATITIVSPTNTTTTTRTFATRTTTAALTTNTAGATTTTSNSTTTTAPPTATTAAPTATTAAPTATVTISPAAAMTTTATPTSTAAAHSTTTAVPTLTTVALTTTTAAPTTTTSAPTTTTAALLTSTAVYSTTTVIPTTTSATPITTTADATTITILPITTTATHTKTPAYPNLTTKTTAAATTTTAPVTKTVAPITTVAHSKTTVAPTTTHAAATAAGAATAITAAPTMTTASPSTTLASTTTVSPTTASTDPPRANEGVLILQFRMNRQFLEAYKNPQSQDYITLALNVTTELNRGYKKVYPGIFLRCIIISFWSGSVGSTTKLIFTNESVVPHFMNAEESLKTSINTSTVFLDVITDSIKAEVQNSTTTTTATFTTAATQTTVAAHTSSSTMARHRPQEVVTLLLVLMLIYFFLTE; encoded by the exons ATGACAACAACAACCAACCCCACAACAATTTCAgttgctccaacaacaaccacagctgcccatTTTACAACCACAGCAGTACCAACTTCAACCACCGCAGTACCAACGTCAACAACAGCGGCTGCCACTACAACCCCAGCTTCTCCATCGACAACCACAGTTGCTGCAACGACCATCAAAGTCACCCCCACAACAACTCCAGCGTCTACCACAATAACCACAACAACTGCCACAACACTCACAGCttttcccacaacaaccacaaccgcCCACACAAAAACCACAGCTTATCCCACTTTAACCACTGCTGCAACCACAAGAAccgcagcagcaacaacaactacagctcctgctcccacaacaacagtTTCTCACTCAACAATTAGAGCTGCCCCCACATCAACTACAGCTGCTGCTACAATAACAATAGTTTCTCCCACTAATACCACCACAACAACAAGAACTTTTGCAACAAGAACAACAACAGCTGCTCTAACTACCAACACAGCTGGAGCTACCACAACTACATCTAactccacaacaacaacagccccACCTACAGcaaccacagctgcaccaacagcaaccacagctgcaccaacAGCAACAGTAACAATATCCCCAGCTGCTGCTATGACAACAACAGCTACCCCCACATCAACTGCAGCTGCCCATTCAACAACCACAGCAGTACCAACGTTAACCACAGTGGCtctcacaacaaccacagctgctcccacaacaaccacttctgctcccacaacaaccacagcagcaCTATTGACATCTACAGCTGTGTATTCAACAACCACAGTCATCCCCACAACAACTTCAGCTACACCcataacaaccacagctgatgCCACAACAATCACAATTTTACCCATAACAACCACAGCCACCCACACAAAAACCCCAGCTTATCCCAACTTAACCACAAAAACCACAGCAGCAGCAACTACAACTACAGCTCCAGTTACAAAAACAGTAGCTCCCATAACAACAGTGGCTCACTCAAAAACCACAGTTGCCCCGACAACTACCCATGCTGCAGCCACAGCAGCAGGTGCTGCTACAGCGatcacagctgctcccacaatgACCACAGCTTCACCATCAACAACTCTTGCTTCAACAACTACTGTTTCCCCAACCACCGCATCCACTGACCCTCCAAGAGCAAATGAAGGTGTACTTATTCTACAGTTCCGGATGAATCGACAATTTTTGGAAGCCTACAAAAATCCACAGTCCCAGGATTACATTACTTTGGCTTTAAATGTCACAACTGAG TTGAATCGAGGATACAAAAAGGTATATCCTGGAATCTTCCTCAGATGCATCATCATCAGTTTCTG GTCTGGTTCTGTGGGTTCGACAACCAAGTTGATCTTCACAAATGAGTCAGTTGTCCCTCACTTTATGAATGCAGAAGAATCCCTCAAGACATCCATCAACACGTCCACAGTCTTCTTAGATGTTATTACTGACAGTATCAAAGCTG AAGTCCAGAATTCcacgactactactactgcaaCCTTCACAACAGCAGCTACACAAACTACAGTGGCTGCACATACCTCTAGCAGCACTATGGCAAGACACAGACCTCAAGAAGTGGTCACTTTACTACTTGTTTTAATGTTGATCTATTTCTTCTTAACAGAATAA